ATTcccaaactatggcgttgacaagttaagttgaggagtccctttcttgttgcgtcaagaaattgggtagaaattaGAGTAATTCTCTTTATACTCAATTTTAATctatctttttatttctattttcaatttcaatgtatctttttatttaatttcaattcttGTCTTGTTTATCCTTTTATTTCCATATCACTTCTGGCCACCGTATGATAGTCCAATAGTCATCCCTGATCACAGTAAGAGACATGCATCTGAAGGTCATCCGAGGCGCACTAGAATTCACACTAGTATGGACAAAGGTTGATCCAAATCAACCAACGTGGTGTGGGCTATGCACACAGCCTAGTCATCCTAGGCTGAGTTGTCCACAGGGAGGAGGCACCAGGGGTTCTGAAGCAGTTAGTGGAGTTTAGTATTTTCTTTATTGTGTTGCTTGTTCGGTTATCCACTGTATTACGCTTTATTATGTTGCTTTATCGATTGTCTACTGTATTACGCTTTATTGTTGCTTTAACGTAGCACATGGTCGGCGCGACTGGTCCAATGTACGTGCTAACTCTATAGAGTGTTCGAAAATCATCGGTCTCCGCCTCTGCCATCCTTCGTCATCAGAAAATCAATATCGAGTGTGGGTAGTGGGCGATGGTATACTCCACCAAGCTGTGGTAACACCCTATCCACCTAATGCCACTCTATCACAATAAAGTAGATCAATGTCGTCGTAGCCCGCCATAGTGTCATATGTCGGGACTCCAAGATCTCGGGATGAACTACTTGAACAACCTCCGGTGCGCTATATGGCATCCACATGAACTGGTAAACAATGAAGAATATTGCAAGTCAACTTACACCTAGTAAATAGTTTAAAGGAACACCAACAATGAATGCTTCAAAGGTAAAACACTTACATCCCTTGGCCGGTGTAAATTTATTCTGAGCCTCTACTGCGTGTCTCTAGGCCCCTTCTCACTCAATTTTGGCTGATAACCAGACCACCTGACACTCAATACATGTTATGAACAATGACAATAATATGTAATATATATTACTAAACAAGACAACGATAAACAGTGAGTACTTCGTAGCTAATGGCCAATGAAAGGCGTCAAACCCATCGGGCCTGAAACCTGGGAACTGCCAAAAGATTCATGACTGGAGGATCTGTAACGGACCGGCCAACTTAACCACATTTATGTTGGCCACACGGCACAAGCATTGGTATAACCACGACAGAGTGGCAGATCCCTAGCTGTATCCACCCATATCCTCCAATCATGCTACGTTCGGTAGCCACCGGATATGCATACGTGTACCGGACTTGTCACTGAAGAGCTGGGTGGATAATAGCATCATGATGTATGCCCTTGCGTACTTCCTGACAGTTTTCTTGTCTGCGTCGTGAGGAAGGTGACTGAATGTCTCCTGCATCCAAGTGCACTTCACAGTGAACTTGTCTATACAGTCCGCCGGAGGCAACACACTTAACAATTCTTGGAACCAATCCTATGCAAGTCGCTCGCCATCAATAAACCGCTCGAAGTCCGTCAGGCACCCGCTGACGTACTGTAAGTCGATGGGAAGGCCTAAATGGTACGCAACATCCTGAAGCGTAATTGTGCACTCCCCAAATGACATGTGGAAGGTATGAGTCTCGGGCCGCCACTGCTCGACAAATACACTGACCAGCGGCTCATCTAATCTAAATTAGTGGTCATTGAGTCTCACGAGATGGGCTAAGTCGACCATCCACAGGTACGGTATTCTGTCGTCTAGGGACATACCATGCTGGTGATACATCAATATAGCTGCACCAcaataaaaaaattcttttagAACTATCATAATTAACAAACCAATTCACCAAAAGACCACTAAATAATGCAGACCCTTTTCAACAAAATCATATCCAAGTTATATCAAAAACCACCTAAAACGGACAATtctactaaaaataaattttaatgtaAATTATGTTGTAACACTGGACATAGATAACCTAGCGttcaataatttaattaaattgcattaaacaaatTGACTTAAATTCTAACAGTATATAGTTAAGTTGATATTCAATAcgtaaattataaaattaaactaaattaaattatattaatttaaacaCTAACACTTAAGgattaaattacattaattttaaataaatcaaaactaaacagtaataaaattaaattttaaaaaataaactaatttaaATCCTTACCAAACTTCTACTACCTATTTAATCTagcatttgaaatttaaattagaTTTACCTAAATTCCTAAAAATTTCTAATCTAGTTAATCACTACTCTAACTAAGTATTGTTTATCACTATTACACCTTGTATTTGTACTttaaaaattctaacaaaccaCTAAATCACTACTCTAACTACCATTTGTAGTTTAAAAATCTCAATAGCACATATAATGAAATTCTAGACGACTTAACAtcacaacttattttttaaagatatttaatTTCAGAAACTAACCTCTTCATAGATAGAATCGGCAATATAGGCGACGCCGTCTAACCGATAGATACGATTCGGGTCGTCTTCCATTTTCACAGTTTGAATATTAGGGGTTTTTTTGGCGCAAACTTTATCTGGAATGAGGTTTGGGAGTGGGTTTTGGTGAAATGTAATTCGAAGCAAGTGAATTCAAATTCTTTATATAGAGATATATACACTAAATCGAAACTAATGAATTCGATTTACCACTAGCATTCGTTCAACGCAAATCGAAATAACTCCATTCGATTTATTATAGCTCAATTCGAATCTACTCAATTCAAATTACTATGGACAAATAGCATGTGTATAATTCGAAGCCAATGATTTCGATTTATTATGAGTAAACTTCATTTCCTTTTAAATCAAAACTAATGCATTCAATGCATGTACCAAGTAATTCAAATctatttgattcgatttactactagaATGACTAAATCAACTTTAAttaattcgatttacataaaATTGTGTATGAAAGGATGCACGTAACGTTTTTTATTTTAGGAGATCCATGTAATTTTGTGCTTCAATTAGTTTATTTACGTGATTTGCCCTAAATATGGATTAGCTCGAGTATTTATGAAATGCTATATCTTGAATCTTGTAGCACATTACAAAATACTACAAAAATAGTGTCAATGAAGTTCCCCATGTCCTCTTGAAGTTAGGAGTGTAACCATTTAGCTTGTCCATGACCATATGAGGGCATATCATATTATCATGTAACTATGATTATCAAATACAAATATATAACAGAAGTTGTCAATCTAATGCACTAACTTTAAaccaaaggagagaaaaagaaagaaaatgatacTTCTTCCTTAAAGCATCATTGCACATACACTGCATGTCTTTTCACCTATGCAGGGTGATAACCCATATTAAGCTCGAATAACATCATATAACCTATTTCTCAAACAACTAAAACAGCTGAGAAAAAAGTAAAGTGTGGTGAAGGTGGAATCCACAATTCATAGAGGAAGAAACTAgtagaaattcataaaaaaacatTTGATTTGTGGAGGTTTGAGTCTTATATGGATCCAAAGAACTGTTCCAGGGAAGGAGCACTGAACACATTGGCTGCTGTTCGTTCGGTCCTAGAGGGCGATACATGAAGTTGATACTTGATAAACCTCTGCAACATAATTTGTTCATCATTAGATACCGTATTGAATTTAACATTAGCATATGAACTTTGAGTTGTTGAATATATAAGGAACTTACAGCTAGCTGATTGATGATTTCTGGATTCGTGTCAATATGCCAATCCGGTTCCAATTGCCGAACAAACGATGATCGTCCATTTTCTGTGCTACAGAAAAGAACCTGCATATAGGTATCATAAAGGTTATCATTAAGCACAGAAGAAAAAGTAGCTGGCAAGCAGTGGATATTTACTGCATTCATGATATGCGCATTCAAGAGTCTTTGATACAATTTTACTTTTCAACATTTAAGTCAATCCCTTTTCTTGATCGTTCCAGTACCAATAATGATCAAGAAGATATAAAGAGGCACTGAAAAACTCTTAAAAGGAACACTAAAGTAACATGCAGCGAAGTGAATACATTTTATGGTGTAACAACTGGTGCATATTCACATACCTTGTCCTTAACCAAACCACCAGAAGTGAATACCCCAGCTTCTTCTAATGCAACAAGTACTCTCTTCTGCATAAATAATCCAGGCTTAAAAGCGTAAATTATTTTGAACAATGCAGTTACCAAAATAGAGGCAATACAGTTGCAAGCAATTTTAGTTTGTGCCAACTTAATATCAACACCAGGATGAAATACAAACTCAGCAAGTTCAGCTAGCAATTGCTAGATGGTGATAACCTAACAGTGAACATTATATAGTGTGAAGGATAAGCTGGACAAAGAGTCAGAGCGAGATTATTTATATATGTTTGTGTGTATGTGTGTCAAATGTCTCACAAACAAGTAACAACAGCAACCCTGAAGCATTGAATCCTCGTCTAGAAGTTTTTGCCTCAAGCAGATATACATATCTTAGTTCCAAATCATTCAGTTTATAAATTAGTTTGATAAAGTTGGAAGATAGTGAATTTGCAGCATATGATGTGAAATATTGCTCATTAGTTCCATTAAGCTCATCAGATAAGATGTGAAGAGTAAATGATATAATCTAACAAATTACACACCTCGCTTTCATCATCCAAAACTAGTTCCATGAgatataaatcacaaaattttgtTATTTCCAACAACACTTCCAGCACAGAGGACTTCACAGTTGCTTGTTTCTGCCAACAAACAAGATGAACCACATTGGTTTCTTTATTCACATTCATTTCTTATAAAGGAAAAAAATCATCACACAGAACAAGCTCATCACCTGAAGCTCCTCTGGACTACTTTCCTCAAGGATCACTCCAAGAAGTCGACAAGTTACCTATGTACACATAGTGGCCATAAAAGTCAGTAAACATTGATCAAAACCACATGTAACAACTCAAACTTGTAGGAAATGTTCCCCACGTCATCAAACATCTTAATTCTGTTTTTTCACTACTTATGTTGCACAAAGATATGAATGCAAACAACTTATTCAAGTTTCCACGAGAAAAAGAATACAAGTATCTGCACCATCTATCAATATAGaccagaaaaagaaaagtaacatATAAAATCTACTGAGCTTGAACCTGAAAGTAGACCAATAAATAGCCTTAGTTTAATGGTTTCATTTACACCTTAATCTCTTGtatcaatttaatttataatGCATTAAATTGATGAATTTTTACTTACTAACTGGATTGTTAACAATCAGTTCACTCCAGATAGAAATCTTTTACCATCAAAGGAGACGCTAATTTCTAGAAGATCATAGCAAGAAAAAACTGCGTGAAACACAGATCATGTTCACAGAAGAAAATCAGAGGGAGTATATAATTACCTTTCTTCCTTCACTTAATTTCTGTCTAACTATCTGCCCCAAAGTTGGCTGAAAATTaggaaaggaaaaagaaagagctTAGAATTACCAATAACACAAAAAACTACCAAATGCAAACCTGCTCCCCTTTTATTAATCCAAAAGAACACATGCATTGCCTGACCTTGACACTGAAAAAAAGGGGGGAAAGCCATGAAAGTATTTTACCTTGACTGGCTGAAAGAACTCATCAACAACATTTTGTGCCCTCGAATCATCTGAGGGTGAACAAACTTCAGGAGGAGCTACCGAGGCATTAGAATGTGCACCAACTCCAGAATTACTAGATGAAGCACCTTGCCGTTTTTGTTGCCTGCGTTGAGATCCAGAAGGTGATCTCAACATCCTCCATGTGAAAACAATGGCAACAGCAAGACCAGCTACAGCCCCAATAGAGCGCAAATCCTATCACCAAGTATAGTTTAATGAGGATTAAAGCTTTGAAACAAAGACAGAAACAGTACTTCATTACTTTGACCTACTAAAGTACATATCTTCACCGGAAGGGATAAGTAGTAGCAGATAAAGATCATCATTACCATCCTGAaagtaatttttttctttcaagcACCAAAACAAACAATCTTTATAAGAGATCACTTATGATGTATGGTTAAATCACTTTCTTCCTCCTCCTTTTCTCCCCCTTTTTTGGGCCTATTTAGACAACAAACCTGAGCATACAAACTTATCCTTTGTACAGAGGGCCACATCCAGCATTAAATTAAGCTTAGTTGATTAAATTAACCCAAATAATCATAGCTAAGCTAAGTTCCAGCTCACTTGAGTCAGGTAAAAGCAACCCACTCTTCACCTTTTTCAAAGGTCGCAACTTGCAAAAACCCAGATGAATTTTACTAAAAAGATAGAAACTTTGAGAAATTCAGCTCAGAACTACACTATCCCGGACCCCCAATCAACAATAAGTAAATACAAACGCAACAAAAAATGGAAACCGAACAGTGAACAGTAACAAAGAAGTTCAAATAGGGCAAACCACAATCGACAAAAAGATAAGGTTTTGCATCATAATTCATATCAGATCCAATTGAATAAGCTCATTGAAAATTAAGagcacgagagagagagagagggagaggtacGAGGTTGTGGAGGGAGATGGAGAAGAGGTTGGAGATCTTGAGAGTGACAAAAGCACCGAAGCGTTTGATAAGGTGGAAAAGCTCTTGTTTTGGGGTGTCACCTTCACCCGTTGCCATGTCTATAATCTTTGTTCTTCTTAATCTCACAAACCACACCACTCACCAGATTCCTTTTCTTCAAAATTGCAAGTTCCAAGGGTCACTCTTCAGAGACACAGAGGGTTTAACTCGTTCATCATCCCCTCCAACAACAACTTCACTCCATTGATCGCTCTGTCTGGATTGATTCTGTGAAGGAATGGAAGAAATCAACGAACCAAACAAATGTTCCAAACCCAACACGCAAAAAGAGAGTTATGATAACACTGTCAGTtctcttttgttaattttatcaaaatcatttttatttctGTGTCCCCTAAATTCTATATACTTAATTAGTAAGTTGTAGTTAGAGATTAGATTTAATTTTCCACTTTAAAAAAAGTGGCAGCATTATGTATAAATGAAAAAATGCGCAcgaatttttatttctaaatactATTTGTATGTATATCTAGGTATGGAAACAAATAATATGCAAGTTTCATGTTATTACAAAATTTTAACTCTTTAGGAAATTACTATTTCAACTTAAGCATCTTAtgtcaatataaaatataaaatataaaatataaaataaaaattataaNNNNNNNNNNNNNNNNNNNNNNNNNNNNNNNNNNNNNNNNNNNNNNNNNNNNNNNNNNNNNNNNNNNNNNNNNNNNNNNNNNNNNNNNNNNNNNNNNNNNNNNNNNNNNNNNNNNNNNNNNNNNNNNNNNNNNNNNNNNNNNNNNNNNNNNNNNNNNNNNNNNNNNNNNNNNNNNNNNNNNNNNNNNNNNNNNNNNNNNNNNNNNNNNNNNNNNNNNNNNNNNNNNNNNNNNNNNNNNNNNNNNNNNNNNNNNNNNNNNNNNNNNNNNNNNNNNNNNNNNNNNNNNNNNNNNNNNNNNNNNNNNNNNNNNNNNNNNNNNNNNNNNNNNNNNNNNNNNNNNNNNNNNNNNNNNNNNNNNNNNNNNNNNNNNNNNNNNNNNNNNNNNNNNNNNNNNNNNNNNNNNNNNNNNNNNNNNNNNNNNNNNNNNNNNNNNNNNNNNNNNNNNNNNNNNNNNNNNNNNNNNNNNNNNNNNNNNNNNNNNNNNNNNNNNNNNNNNNNNNNNNNNNNNNNNNNNNNNNNNNNNNNNNNNNNNNNNNNNNNNNNNNNNNNNNNNNNNNNNNNNNNNNNNNNNNNNNNNNNNNNNNNNNNNNNNNNNNNNNNNNNNNNNNNNNNNNNNNNNNNNNNNNNNNNNNNNNNNNNNNNNNNNNNNNNNNNNNNNNNNNNNNNNNNNNNNNNNNNNNNNNNNNNNNNNNNNNNNNNNNNNNNNNNNNNNNNNNNNNNNNNNNNNNNNNNNNNNNNNNNNNNNNNNNNNNNNNNNNNNNNNNNNNNNNNNNNNNNNNNNNNNNNNNNNNNNNNNNNNNNNNNNNNNNNNNNNNNNNNNNNTAtgtcaatataaaatataaaatataaaatataaaataaaaattataaaaataaataatatatattatataaaaatatataataattaatctaatagttgattttttttgtcaccataatttttttattttccgtTAGAAACATTCTAAAGTCTAAACTGTTAACAGATGATCCTGACTGCACACCACCTctactagtaaaaataaaatgaaagccgAAGGTTATCTTGGTAAAGTTTTCCTCTTCTTGATAAAAAATGAGTTAGTTTATAAAAGATAAGGGGGTTTCTTTCCCAAGATAGAACCAACTACCATTTTTCTTCTACTAGTTTCTTAAATTATTTGTGCAAAAAATAAATTCTACACGATATCTCCTGAAAAGCCTTTTCATTATCtctgaaattattttttattttattttattgtgaaAACTTTAATTTAATTAGCGTGAGATGCTGAGATCTGAGATGCTTTGTATATGGTCATCTACTCATCTATTACACAGTtctgaatttttttctttcttttaaccTATAAAACAAgcaaacatgttttttaagtttttaacaaCTGTTAAATAGtcattttctaattttaattacaaattaactctatatattttatttaattataaaaattattttttattttataaattatttttttatcattcatctattatgtttattaacaatcaaaaataaaaacaataacgaattagatcttccattgatcgtaataaacTTTTTGGCAATCCCAATCGGTTAAAAGTTTATCTTTGATCCATGACATTCGTCCAGGGCtgtgaaatcgtgtttcttagaaaatcaaacgattggattaacaaaacaatcgattgaatttcaggtttcCATAATTCAATCGATTAGACTACAggttatcacaaaacaatcgattgaaaattgtaAGGGAGTATGGTTTTcgcaaaaatcaatcgattggtcatattacccaatcgattgaacgatgactaGAAGGTGggttttttataattcaatcgattgtttatattACTCAATCGATTGAAGGTTTCAAAGCAACTTAAGGTctcataattcaatcgattggttgtgttaTCCAATCGATTGAAGTCATCAAAGTAATATGGATTTgcccaattcaatcgattggttttgttacccaatcgattgaatagTGTACTACGCCGTTTTCAATTTTCTTAtcgtttttataaattattatcttattattcatctatcttatctttaaaattctatcttcaattCTATCTTACGGTTGGATTCATTAGCAAATTAAGATTATTAGCTGTATTTTTTTAGTAGTAACAATAACTACAGAATGTATATCGTACGAGTTGGGACTAAATTAACTTGTACTAACCTTATTTATTGCCATTCACTTTCTCTTGATTCTTGGTATATTTATATATACAGTGTATTTTCTGGTTAAGTTAAGATCCTCCTCATGCTACCAATCATAGTTGATTGTTGTTAGTTTTCAAATTTACCTCACTTTCATATTATGCATTTGTAATATGGATCAACTTCCTTAAATATTTTAGCACTAGAAACGTATAAAAGTTACTTGTAATTTTAACATAAATGCTAGTGGTAATtgatgaaaaacagaaaaaatatttaaatacatCTCAATGAAAACACAAATCTAATCATCTAGAAGCACAACAATCTTATTCCTCTGCATCATTTTCTTCAATATGACAACTGCATCATAGATCCTGTCAGCAACCTTCTCCACATATTCAAAGCAAGCATACCTCCAATTGTTTTTGAAATACAAAAATCCAATAATTAGCCAGAAACCAGTTGCAAAGACAAGAGATACAATTGAGTAAAATAACGCTTTCTCTAGCTGGTTATTTTTCCTATCTTCATCTTCATAGCCTTCAAAGATAGGAACATGATGAGGACCGGGACAATATTTTGGGAGTGGAGCTCCACAGAGATATTGGTTACCAGTGTAACTGAATGGATCGTTCAaggtttgaaattgattttcaacTGGAATTGATCCTGAAAAGTTGTTGTATGATAAATTCaagaaacttaaaaaatttaagtCAATCATTCTTCTTAGAATAGCACCACTAAGATGGTTATGAGACAAGTCAAGACTCTAATGACCTTATGTCTCCAATCCTTTCAGGAATCTTGCCTGACAAATTATTGTAGGAGAAATTGAGTCCAACCAATTTTGAAAGGGAAGATATTCCAGTAGGAATTGATCCAGACAAAAAATTATTTGACAAGTCCAAGTTGACTACACAAAACAAAGTCATATCAATGTAATCAAGTTCTCTTCCTTTGATGACTTGCTTCACACCCTCTTGGTTCCATCATTCCAAATCCCCCTTATATGAAGAAATATATGAAGTCATTCCTGTAATATTGGCATTGCAATGAGGAATTAGGCCTACTAATTTATTTTCAACAAGGTCCAAGATTTGCAATGCATTAAATTGACAGAGGCTTGAAGGAGTACCATCATATAACCAATTTCTTCTCATCTTAAGAAATTGGAGGTAGGAAAATTCACTGCCATTCCAAGAAGGTATGAAACCTGACCGTTGATTTTCCCCAACATCTAATAATATCAAGTTTTTCATGTTTGACATGTTTGACAAGAACGAAAGAAGTTTTCCTTGAAACTTGTTATTATTCAGATGCAGCCACTCCAA
The DNA window shown above is from Arachis ipaensis cultivar K30076 chromosome B08, Araip1.1, whole genome shotgun sequence and carries:
- the LOC107613518 gene encoding peroxisome biogenesis protein 22 is translated as MATGEGDTPKQELFHLIKRFGAFVTLKISNLFSISLHNLDLRSIGAVAGLAVAIVFTWRMLRSPSGSQRRQQKRQGASSSNSGVGAHSNASVAPPEVCSPSDDSRAQNVVDEFFQPVKPTLGQIVRQKLSEGRKVTCRLLGVILEESSPEELQKQATVKSSVLEVLLEITKFCDLYLMELVLDDESEKRVLVALEEAGVFTSGGLVKDKVLFCSTENGRSSFVRQLEPDWHIDTNPEIINQLARFIKYQLHVSPSRTERTAANVFSAPSLEQFFGSI